In Phreatobacter stygius, a genomic segment contains:
- the cas2e gene encoding type I-E CRISPR-associated endoribonuclease Cas2e, translated as MMVIVVENAPPRLRGRLSLWLAEVRAGVYVGVYSQRTRERIWKEVGQMIGEGNAVIAWSAPTDSGFAFETIGENRREAADFDGLTLVRFKPPKDPGGPVV; from the coding sequence ATGATGGTCATCGTGGTTGAGAATGCGCCGCCGCGCCTGCGCGGTCGACTGTCGCTCTGGCTGGCCGAGGTGCGCGCCGGCGTCTATGTCGGCGTCTATTCGCAGCGCACCCGCGAGCGCATCTGGAAAGAAGTCGGCCAGATGATCGGTGAAGGCAACGCCGTGATCGCCTGGAGCGCCCCGACGGATTCCGGCTTCGCCTTCGAAACCATCGGCGAGAATCGCCGTGAGGCAGCCGACTTCGACGGACTCACCCTGGTCCGTTTCAAGCCGCCGAAAGACCCGGGCGGGCCGGTCGTCTGA